A part of Coleofasciculus sp. FACHB-1120 genomic DNA contains:
- a CDS encoding NDP-sugar synthase — MKAMILAAGKGTRVRPITYTIPKPLIPILQKPVMEFLVELLRQHGFDQIMVNVSHLANEIESYFRDGQRFGVQIGYSFEGRIEENGDLIGEAIGSAGGMRRIQDFSPFFDDTFVVLCGDALIDLDLTAAVKWHKEKGSIATIVMKSVPRDEVSSYGVVVTDEEGRIKAFQEKPSVEEALSTNINTGIYIFEPEILDYIPSGEEYDIGGQLFPKLVEMGAPFYGIPMDFQWVDIGKVPDYWQAIRSVLLGEVKNVAIPGQNVAPGIYTGLNVAVNWDKVDITGPVYIGAMTRIEDGAKIVGPTYIGPNCWVCSGAKVENSVIFEYSRLGSGVRLVDKLVFGRYCVDKTGAAIDVQAAALDWLINDARQVLPSSPPAERQAIADLLGMEVI, encoded by the coding sequence ATGAAAGCCATGATTCTGGCGGCTGGTAAAGGTACCCGCGTTCGTCCGATTACCTACACCATTCCCAAACCTTTAATTCCCATTCTGCAAAAACCAGTGATGGAGTTCTTGGTGGAACTGCTCAGGCAGCATGGGTTTGACCAGATCATGGTCAATGTCAGCCATCTTGCTAATGAAATTGAAAGCTATTTCCGGGACGGTCAGCGTTTTGGGGTGCAAATTGGCTATTCCTTTGAAGGCCGGATTGAAGAAAATGGTGACTTGATCGGCGAAGCAATCGGTTCGGCTGGCGGGATGCGCCGCATCCAAGATTTTTCTCCGTTTTTTGATGATACCTTTGTGGTGCTGTGCGGAGATGCGTTGATCGACTTGGATTTGACCGCAGCGGTGAAGTGGCACAAAGAAAAAGGCTCAATCGCCACGATTGTGATGAAATCAGTGCCACGGGATGAGGTTTCCAGTTACGGAGTCGTCGTCACCGATGAAGAGGGACGAATCAAAGCCTTCCAAGAAAAACCATCAGTGGAGGAAGCACTCAGTACTAATATCAACACTGGGATTTACATTTTTGAGCCAGAAATCTTGGATTACATCCCCTCTGGGGAGGAGTACGATATCGGGGGTCAGTTGTTCCCCAAACTGGTAGAAATGGGTGCGCCTTTCTATGGAATCCCGATGGACTTCCAGTGGGTTGATATTGGCAAAGTGCCGGACTACTGGCAGGCAATTCGCAGCGTGTTACTGGGAGAAGTCAAAAATGTGGCAATTCCCGGACAGAACGTGGCTCCTGGTATTTATACCGGATTAAATGTAGCAGTGAACTGGGACAAGGTTGACATCACAGGCCCAGTCTACATCGGTGCCATGACACGCATTGAAGATGGAGCCAAGATTGTCGGTCCCACCTACATTGGACCCAATTGCTGGGTGTGCAGCGGCGCGAAGGTGGAAAACAGCGTAATTTTTGAATACTCCCGCCTAGGCTCAGGAGTGCGCTTAGTCGATAAGCTGGTGTTCGGACGTTACTGCGTGGATAAGACGGGTGCCGCGATTGATGTCCAAGCCGCAGCCCTTGATTGGCTGATTAACGATGCTCGTCAAGTTCTGCCCTCTAGCCCGCCAGCAGAACGGCAAGCGATCGCCGATCTGCTGGGAATGGAAGTGATTTAA
- the speA gene encoding biosynthetic arginine decarboxylase, producing MGEQFTSGIVEGSSEEEIAAQTSSKNRGTGGALARRNAKREKDEMVLARVSRENSPPSWSIEQSENLYRIEGWGQPYFSINAAGHVTVSPKGERGGSLDLFELVNALKQRNLGLPLLIRFSDILEDRIERLNACFAKAIARYNYSGSYKGVFPVKCNQQRHLVEDLVRFGKPHQFGLEAGSKPEMMIALAMLDTPGALLICNGYKDREYIETAMLASRLGQTPLIVLEQVEEVQLCIEASRQLGIKPILGIRAKLSTQGVGRWGGSTGDRAKFGLTIPEIIQAVNQLRDADLLDSLQLLHFHIGSQISAINVIKDAIQEASRIYVELAKLGADMKYLDVGGGLGVDYDGSQTNFYASKNYNMQNYANDIVAELKEACAEHQLPVPTLISESGRAIASHQSVLIFDVLGTSDVPSGAPEPPKEGESPIINYLWETYQSINEENFQELYHDAAQFKEEAISRFNLGILSLTERARAERLYWACCEKILAITRKQEYVPDELEDLEKIMASIYYINLSVFQSAPDCWAIDQLFPIMPIHRLDEEPTRRGILADLTCDSDGKIDRFIDLRDVKSVLELHTLKPDEPYYLGMFLNGAYQEIMGNLHNLFGDTNTIHIHLTPKSYRIEHVVKGDTMKEVLGYVQYDSEDLIEQIRRLCEQALVDKRITIQESQRLLQNYEQSLSRYTYLSS from the coding sequence ATGGGTGAGCAGTTTACCTCTGGAATTGTAGAAGGATCATCAGAAGAAGAAATTGCGGCACAGACTTCATCGAAGAACCGTGGTACCGGAGGTGCCCTTGCCCGGAGAAATGCAAAACGGGAAAAAGATGAAATGGTTTTGGCGCGGGTCAGCCGTGAAAACTCGCCTCCATCCTGGTCAATAGAACAAAGTGAGAACCTGTATCGGATTGAAGGTTGGGGGCAACCCTATTTTTCGATTAATGCAGCCGGTCACGTTACAGTTTCTCCAAAGGGAGAGCGTGGGGGTTCTCTGGATCTATTTGAACTGGTCAACGCCCTGAAGCAGCGCAATCTGGGACTGCCACTACTGATTCGCTTTTCAGATATTTTAGAAGACCGGATCGAGCGATTGAATGCTTGTTTTGCGAAAGCGATCGCTCGTTACAACTATTCCGGTTCTTACAAAGGCGTTTTTCCGGTCAAGTGCAACCAGCAGCGACACTTGGTTGAGGATTTGGTGCGATTTGGTAAACCTCATCAGTTTGGCTTAGAAGCTGGCTCGAAGCCAGAGATGATGATTGCTTTGGCAATGTTGGATACGCCTGGGGCATTACTCATCTGCAATGGCTACAAAGACCGGGAATACATCGAAACGGCGATGTTAGCTTCTCGACTGGGGCAAACGCCGCTGATCGTATTAGAGCAGGTTGAAGAAGTACAGCTTTGTATTGAAGCCAGCCGTCAGTTGGGCATTAAGCCAATTTTGGGCATCCGGGCGAAGCTGAGTACCCAAGGCGTGGGACGCTGGGGAGGCTCTACAGGCGATCGCGCTAAATTTGGTTTGACCATTCCCGAAATCATCCAGGCGGTCAACCAATTACGAGACGCTGACTTGCTGGATTCGCTGCAACTGTTGCACTTCCACATTGGCTCTCAGATTTCTGCGATAAACGTCATCAAAGATGCCATCCAAGAAGCTAGCCGGATTTACGTCGAGTTAGCCAAGCTGGGGGCTGACATGAAATATCTCGATGTCGGCGGCGGTTTGGGCGTGGATTACGACGGCTCTCAAACCAATTTCTATGCTTCCAAAAATTACAATATGCAGAACTATGCCAACGATATCGTGGCAGAGTTGAAAGAAGCTTGTGCCGAACACCAGTTACCCGTTCCCACGCTAATTAGCGAGAGTGGGAGAGCGATCGCTTCCCATCAATCGGTGCTGATTTTTGATGTCCTGGGCACCAGCGACGTGCCATCTGGGGCACCCGAACCCCCAAAAGAGGGCGAATCTCCGATAATTAATTACCTCTGGGAAACCTACCAATCGATTAACGAGGAAAATTTCCAAGAGCTATACCACGACGCCGCTCAATTCAAAGAAGAAGCCATCAGCCGATTTAATTTGGGGATTTTGAGCCTCACTGAACGAGCCAGAGCCGAGCGTCTTTACTGGGCTTGTTGTGAAAAAATTCTAGCGATTACCAGGAAGCAGGAATACGTTCCCGACGAACTGGAAGACCTGGAAAAAATCATGGCTTCCATTTACTATATCAACCTGTCTGTGTTCCAATCAGCACCGGATTGTTGGGCGATTGACCAGCTGTTCCCGATTATGCCGATTCATCGGCTGGATGAGGAACCAACGCGGCGCGGAATTTTGGCAGACCTCACCTGCGACAGCGATGGCAAAATCGATCGGTTTATCGACCTGCGAGATGTCAAGTCGGTGTTAGAACTGCATACGCTGAAGCCTGACGAACCCTACTACCTGGGGATGTTCTTGAATGGAGCTTACCAGGAAATTATGGGCAATCTGCACAACTTGTTTGGCGATACTAATACAATTCACATTCATCTGACACCCAAAAGCTACCGGATTGAACACGTTGTCAAAGGTGACACCATGAAGGAAGTCTTGGGTTACGTACAGTACGATTCTGAGGATCTGATTGAGCAGATTCGGCGGCTATGCGAACAAGCACTCGTGGATAAACGCATTACCATTCAGGAATCCCAGCGATTGCTGCAAAACTACGAGCAGAGTTTGAGCCGGTACACTTATCTGTCGTCGTGA
- a CDS encoding ScpA family protein, which yields MPMTIGPAQEAIALLIDLAQRGEIDPWDVQVIEAIDRCLLELEKAGEKLSGTFEVELSQSGQAFLYASMLVLLKADTLFSQSLPDNLEPTDDELDDTAADPRQLPTRLERHLRRRGTAMPPQTRRVTLHELIEQLQQIATVLEEKPTARNAIKDPSYRSQSRSQAARAIAALAHQENLTETAAQLDRFLSGHWPQMPPGQDWLELDQLLELWAGVRQRSAPLNAHQLPEEVETAPKHNDRVGVFWALLLLSAQSKVELAQEEFYQDLKIRTL from the coding sequence ATGCCGATGACCATTGGCCCAGCCCAGGAAGCGATCGCTCTTTTAATCGATTTGGCTCAGCGGGGAGAAATTGACCCCTGGGATGTCCAGGTCATTGAAGCGATCGATCGATGCTTATTGGAATTGGAGAAAGCTGGGGAGAAGCTCTCTGGCACCTTTGAAGTAGAGCTGTCCCAATCCGGGCAGGCGTTTCTGTATGCGTCCATGCTGGTATTGCTCAAGGCGGATACGCTGTTTTCGCAATCCCTCCCAGACAATCTAGAACCCACCGACGACGAGCTAGACGACACCGCCGCCGATCCCAGACAATTGCCAACGCGGTTGGAGCGCCATTTGCGACGCCGAGGAACAGCAATGCCTCCCCAAACTCGTCGTGTAACCCTACACGAATTAATCGAACAGCTACAGCAGATAGCCACGGTACTGGAAGAAAAACCTACTGCCAGAAACGCGATCAAAGACCCAAGCTATCGTTCCCAGTCGCGTTCCCAAGCCGCCCGCGCGATCGCTGCCCTGGCTCACCAGGAAAATCTGACCGAAACCGCAGCTCAGCTAGATCGGTTTCTGAGCGGTCATTGGCCCCAAATGCCTCCTGGTCAGGATTGGCTGGAATTAGACCAGCTGCTAGAGTTATGGGCAGGGGTCAGACAACGGTCAGCACCGTTAAACGCGCATCAATTGCCTGAAGAGGTGGAGACTGCGCCGAAACACAATGACCGAGTGGGAGTTTTTTGGGCGCTGTTACTCCTGTCTGCCCAGTCTAAGGTAGAGTTAGCCCAAGAGGAGTTCTACCAAGACCTAAAAATCCGAACCCTTTAG
- a CDS encoding LapA family protein, protein MRQINFLLIFAVLLALVLFSLENTEPAAIQIVQGVEVQAPLCIELILAMGLGAVLAWIFSIWARLLRSLESGKQLRQMRAKDERIQELEENIEHYKAEIEERRSLPLNATLQTEDTEVVSGKLASLAAAKEQESLA, encoded by the coding sequence ATGCGACAGATTAATTTTTTGCTGATCTTCGCGGTGTTACTAGCGCTAGTTTTATTCAGCTTAGAAAATACCGAACCTGCCGCCATTCAAATTGTTCAAGGTGTCGAAGTGCAAGCACCCTTGTGTATTGAACTGATTTTGGCGATGGGTCTTGGAGCTGTCTTGGCGTGGATTTTTAGTATCTGGGCGCGGTTGCTACGAAGTCTAGAATCTGGAAAACAATTGCGTCAGATGCGTGCCAAAGATGAGCGCATCCAAGAATTAGAGGAAAATATTGAACACTACAAAGCAGAAATCGAAGAGAGACGAAGTCTGCCCTTAAACGCGACCCTCCAGACTGAAGATACAGAGGTAGTTAGCGGGAAGCTAGCAAGTCTCGCGGCAGCCAAAGAACAGGAATCCCTTGCCTAA